Proteins from one Bradyrhizobium amphicarpaeae genomic window:
- a CDS encoding feruloyl-CoA synthase: MTTAARGDAASLFATPRTVAAHRADGSIVLSSPDPLRNGARCVGDWLEQWAQQTPDAIFLAERGDVEEPWTTVTYAQALRQVRAVASWILAQGLSAERPLAILSDNSIDHALLALGAQHVGVPSAAISPAYSLMSKDFDKLKGMIALLEPGAIYVSATKSFAAALAAIEPLHQAQIISGNAGDGDALGFRTVAATPETADVAKAFAAVAPDTIAKFLFTSGSTGTPKAVINTQRMLTSSQQAKAQTWTFLEQAGSNLVILDWLPWSHTFGANHNFNLVLRNGGSLYIDGGKPAPGLFATSLANLRSVMPTVYFNVPRGFDMLIAALRGDEALCRRFFGEVKFAFYAGAALPQNLWDALEELSLKTVGRALPMVSAWGSTETSPLATDCHFLAERSGNIGVPIPGTELKLVPSGDKLEVRVRGPNVTPGYWKAPELTTQAFDEEGFYLIGDAVKLADTARPERGLFFDGRVAEDFKLNSGTWVNVGTLRVAGIAALAPLAQDIVVSGHGGDEVRFLVIPNIAACRAHAGLPETASVNDVLAHDKVRTAIAQGLAKLRQQGPNSSGHATRALLLAEPPSVDGGEITDKGYINQRAVLTRRADAVTRLNADASAEWIGCVG, encoded by the coding sequence ATGACAACCGCCGCACGCGGTGATGCTGCAAGCCTGTTCGCAACACCCAGAACCGTCGCGGCGCATCGCGCCGACGGCAGCATCGTGCTGAGCTCGCCGGATCCGTTGCGCAATGGTGCGCGCTGCGTCGGCGACTGGCTGGAGCAATGGGCGCAGCAGACGCCGGATGCGATCTTCCTGGCCGAGCGCGGCGATGTCGAGGAGCCCTGGACCACCGTCACCTATGCGCAGGCGCTGCGCCAGGTGCGTGCGGTCGCGTCCTGGATTCTGGCGCAGGGTCTCAGCGCCGAACGCCCGCTCGCGATCCTCTCGGACAACAGCATCGACCATGCGCTGCTCGCGCTTGGCGCCCAGCATGTCGGCGTGCCCTCGGCGGCGATCTCGCCGGCCTACTCGCTGATGTCGAAAGACTTTGACAAGCTCAAGGGCATGATCGCGCTGCTCGAGCCGGGCGCGATCTATGTCTCGGCGACCAAGTCATTCGCGGCGGCGCTGGCCGCGATCGAGCCGCTACACCAGGCGCAGATCATCAGCGGCAACGCCGGCGATGGCGATGCGCTCGGCTTCCGGACGGTCGCGGCGACGCCCGAAACAGCCGATGTCGCCAAAGCCTTCGCCGCGGTCGCGCCCGATACGATCGCCAAATTCCTGTTCACGTCAGGCTCGACCGGCACGCCCAAGGCCGTCATCAATACCCAGCGCATGCTGACATCGAGCCAGCAGGCGAAGGCGCAGACCTGGACCTTTCTGGAGCAGGCCGGCAGCAATCTCGTCATTCTCGACTGGCTGCCCTGGAGCCACACTTTCGGCGCCAACCACAATTTCAACCTCGTTCTGCGCAATGGCGGCTCGCTCTATATCGACGGTGGCAAGCCCGCGCCCGGCTTGTTCGCGACGTCGCTGGCGAACCTCAGAAGCGTGATGCCGACGGTTTATTTCAACGTGCCGCGCGGCTTCGACATGCTGATCGCGGCGCTGCGCGGCGACGAGGCGTTGTGCCGCCGCTTCTTCGGCGAGGTGAAGTTCGCCTTCTATGCCGGCGCCGCGCTGCCGCAGAATCTCTGGGATGCGCTCGAAGAGCTCTCGCTCAAGACGGTCGGCCGTGCGCTGCCGATGGTCTCGGCCTGGGGCTCGACGGAAACGTCGCCGCTCGCCACCGACTGTCATTTCCTCGCCGAGCGTTCCGGCAATATCGGCGTGCCGATCCCCGGCACCGAACTGAAGCTGGTCCCCTCGGGCGACAAGCTCGAGGTCCGCGTGCGCGGCCCCAACGTCACGCCGGGCTATTGGAAGGCGCCGGAGCTGACCACGCAGGCTTTTGATGAAGAAGGCTTCTATCTGATCGGCGATGCCGTGAAGCTTGCCGACACCGCGCGGCCGGAGCGCGGCCTGTTTTTCGACGGCCGCGTCGCCGAGGATTTCAAGCTCAATTCCGGCACCTGGGTCAATGTCGGCACGCTGCGCGTCGCCGGCATCGCCGCGCTGGCGCCGCTGGCGCAGGACATCGTCGTGTCAGGGCACGGCGGTGACGAGGTGCGTTTCCTCGTGATCCCGAACATCGCGGCCTGCCGCGCCCACGCCGGCCTGCCCGAGACGGCAAGCGTGAATGACGTGCTCGCGCATGACAAGGTCAGGACCGCGATCGCGCAGGGCTTGGCGAAACTGAGGCAACAGGGTCCCAACTCCTCCGGTCACGCCACTCGTGCGCTGCTGCTCGCCGAGCCGCCCTCGGTCGACGGCGGCGAGATCACCGACAAGGGCTACATCAACCAGCGCGCGGTACTGACGCGGCGAGCCGATGCGGTGACGCGGTTGAATGCTGATGCGTCGGCGGAGTGGATTGGGTGCGTCGGATAG